One Nocardia sp. BMG111209 DNA segment encodes these proteins:
- a CDS encoding BTAD domain-containing putative transcriptional regulator: MLVAINDVWSETRCRRSDRRATIDTQQARSDRSRLVRLGFVRRGFAMVPTVITSPPGGAVSRPMLSLLGGFSLRVGGQDVAVPMHAKRVLAYLSLDSVVEPDCDRGVLAERLWPDSPEDRCRAGLRTALWRIRQATPDLVDGRTDRVGLADRVVVDVHGFRDRAQQILADRPTDAPAMLAEARELACAAELLPGWDEVWLLLAREQLRQLRLHAMETVARRLNEQGRTAEAIDMMLILVAEEPLRESAQSALIEAHLGEGNVCEARRQLTSYATLLWTELSLRPSPELIEKVGIEPPFTGAPWPAPPRRRQ; this comes from the coding sequence ATGCTCGTTGCCATCAACGATGTGTGGTCGGAGACGAGGTGTCGACGCTCGGATCGACGGGCTACGATCGATACTCAGCAGGCTCGTAGCGATCGATCACGGCTGGTCCGGCTGGGATTTGTCCGAAGGGGGTTTGCGATGGTACCGACTGTCATCACATCGCCGCCGGGCGGTGCCGTGTCTCGCCCGATGCTGTCGTTGCTGGGCGGTTTCTCACTACGTGTCGGCGGGCAGGATGTCGCGGTGCCGATGCACGCGAAACGCGTGCTCGCTTATCTGTCGTTGGACAGCGTCGTCGAGCCGGATTGTGATCGAGGGGTGCTGGCCGAGCGGCTGTGGCCGGACTCTCCGGAGGATCGGTGCCGCGCCGGTTTGCGGACCGCCCTGTGGCGGATCCGGCAGGCCACTCCGGATTTGGTCGACGGCCGCACGGATCGAGTCGGTCTGGCCGACCGGGTCGTCGTCGACGTGCACGGGTTCCGGGACCGGGCACAGCAGATTCTGGCGGACCGTCCGACCGATGCGCCCGCCATGCTCGCCGAAGCCAGAGAGCTTGCGTGCGCCGCGGAACTGCTGCCCGGCTGGGACGAAGTGTGGCTGCTGCTGGCCCGGGAACAGTTGCGGCAGTTGCGCTTACACGCCATGGAGACTGTTGCGCGCCGATTGAACGAGCAGGGCCGCACCGCCGAGGCCATCGATATGATGCTGATACTGGTTGCCGAGGAGCCGCTGCGGGAGTCGGCGCAGTCGGCGCTGATCGAGGCGCATCTGGGCGAGGGCAATGTCTGTGAGGCACGGCGGCAGTTGACGAGTTATGCGACCTTGCTGTGGACCGAGCTGAGTCTGCGCCCGTCACCGGAACTGATCGAGAAAGTCGGCATCGAGCCGCCATTCACTGGCGCGCCGTGGCCCGCGCCGCCGCGCCGGCGACAATGA
- a CDS encoding phosphotransferase-like protein yields MMSGQIVIVNGTSGSGKSTACRLFQQRAQDYWLSYGIDDFLANTLPARYGHHGPLATEGIQAVPVDPAAPDGPLRWTFGPYGVRAFEILHEWIATAARAGANIIVDHLLMTDTPVFADCVRRLDGLPVLLVTLKPPFEVLERRVAERQMDKKLPVEILGADAARRIVDRLTRLRPWFYESVYANDLADLTVDTAEHGPDEVCDLITARLAEGPGTAFARLRTAVSVM; encoded by the coding sequence ATGATGTCCGGGCAGATCGTGATCGTCAACGGCACCTCCGGATCCGGAAAGTCCACCGCCTGCCGCCTGTTCCAGCAACGCGCCCAGGACTATTGGCTGTCCTACGGCATCGACGATTTCCTCGCCAACACCCTCCCGGCCCGCTACGGCCACCATGGACCGCTGGCGACCGAGGGCATCCAGGCGGTCCCGGTCGACCCGGCCGCGCCGGACGGCCCGCTGCGCTGGACCTTCGGCCCGTACGGCGTGCGCGCCTTCGAGATCCTGCACGAATGGATCGCCACGGCCGCACGCGCCGGCGCGAACATCATCGTCGACCACCTCCTGATGACCGACACCCCGGTCTTCGCCGACTGCGTCCGACGACTCGACGGCCTCCCGGTATTGCTGGTCACCCTGAAACCGCCGTTCGAGGTGCTGGAACGGCGGGTCGCCGAACGGCAGATGGACAAGAAACTTCCCGTCGAGATCCTCGGCGCGGACGCCGCCCGCCGGATCGTCGACCGCCTCACCCGCCTGCGCCCCTGGTTCTACGAATCGGTGTACGCCAACGACCTCGCCGATCTCACCGTCGACACCGCGGAGCACGGCCCGGACGAGGTCTGCGACCTGATCACCGCCCGGCTCGCCGAAGGCCCCGGCACCGCGTTCGCCCGGCTCCGGACGGCAGTTTCCGTGATGTGA
- a CDS encoding CaiB/BaiF CoA-transferase family protein, with protein sequence MTTGPLHGVRVVEVASHVFVPMAAAVLAEWGADVVKIEHPGTGDPYRGLVTTGLHKVHHGADVQFQAANRGKRSVAVDLKRPAGRRLLTRLNAGADVFLTSVRPAGRRALGIDVAGVRADNPAMIYASGTAFGAHGPDADRGGYDAGAYWARSGMQHLHRHPAEEHPAAPRTAFGDVTAALSIAGAVGAALFRRATTGVTATVDASLLASGMWQIQADLVNSVIDGRSPAPARPARHRAANPLMLPYRTADDRYILLQLLAPDRRWPELCRALGEPEAAADPRFADMAARTRHASACVDWLDAVFARRSFGEWRTALADFDGEWAPAQQPHELAADPQVRANGYLAEVDLGNGHTLPMVTTPAQFDGAPAQPARAPETGEHTETVLLELGLSWDDIADLKDRKAIG encoded by the coding sequence ATGACCACCGGACCCCTGCACGGGGTGCGGGTGGTCGAGGTGGCGTCGCACGTCTTCGTGCCGATGGCCGCCGCGGTGCTCGCGGAGTGGGGCGCCGATGTCGTCAAGATCGAACATCCCGGCACCGGCGACCCCTACCGCGGGCTGGTCACCACCGGCCTGCACAAGGTCCATCACGGCGCCGACGTGCAGTTTCAGGCCGCCAACCGCGGTAAGCGATCCGTCGCGGTGGATCTGAAACGGCCCGCGGGCCGGCGGCTGCTGACCCGGCTCAACGCCGGCGCCGACGTCTTCCTGACCAGCGTGCGCCCGGCCGGACGCCGCGCGCTGGGTATCGATGTCGCCGGGGTCCGCGCGGACAACCCGGCGATGATCTACGCGTCGGGCACGGCCTTCGGCGCGCACGGGCCCGACGCCGATCGCGGCGGTTACGACGCGGGCGCGTACTGGGCCCGCAGCGGTATGCAGCACCTGCACCGGCACCCGGCCGAGGAACATCCCGCGGCACCCCGCACCGCATTCGGCGACGTCACGGCCGCTTTGTCGATCGCCGGCGCGGTCGGCGCGGCCCTGTTCCGGCGGGCCACCACCGGCGTGACCGCCACCGTCGACGCCTCGCTGCTGGCCTCCGGCATGTGGCAGATCCAGGCCGATCTGGTGAATTCCGTGATCGACGGCCGCAGCCCGGCACCGGCGCGGCCGGCACGCCACCGCGCCGCCAACCCCCTGATGCTCCCCTACCGCACCGCCGACGACCGCTACATCCTGCTGCAACTGCTCGCCCCCGACCGCCGCTGGCCCGAGTTGTGCCGCGCCCTGGGCGAACCCGAGGCCGCGGCCGATCCGCGCTTCGCCGACATGGCCGCGCGTACCCGCCACGCGAGCGCCTGCGTGGACTGGCTGGACGCGGTGTTCGCCCGCCGCAGTTTCGGCGAATGGCGCACGGCCCTGGCCGATTTCGACGGCGAGTGGGCCCCCGCGCAACAACCGCACGAACTCGCCGCCGACCCGCAGGTCCGGGCCAACGGCTATCTCGCCGAGGTCGATCTCGGCAACGGCCACACCCTCCCCATGGTCACCACCCCCGCCCAGTTCGACGGCGCCCCCGCACAACCGGCCCGCGCCCCCGAGACCGGCGAGCACACCGAGACGGTACTGCTGGAACTCGGCCTGAGCTGGGACGACATCGCAGACCTCAAGGACCGCAAGGCGATCGGCTGA
- a CDS encoding aldehyde dehydrogenase, whose amino-acid sequence MYRREFFIGGRWVAPAGTERLPVVSPSTEEVVGEVPLATTVDIDRAVASARSAFDDGPWPRMSPQERAEVLARAAELLRKREADIAGITVDEMGCAISQAKQAQTGLVAPLFDYYAELIRTFEFRRTVTVGERRGLVTNEPIGVVAAINPWNAPVTLAAWKTAPALAAGCSVVLKPAAESPLSTFVLGEALDEAGVPAGVVSVVPGGREVGEHLVTHPGVDKIAFTGSTAAGKRIMSLCGEQVKRVSLELGGKSAALVLDDADLSAVLPPLVKGGMHLSGQVCGAHTRVLIPRARYAEAVEIAAAAANSVTVGDPHDPATLVGPLVAQRQRDRVESYVASALADGARVAAGGVRPAHLAKGWYYAPTIIADADNTMPVAREEIFGPVLCLIAYDGDDEAVRIANDSPYGLSGGVWTADPQRGLDVALRMRTGSIAVNGTYPPFPAVPFGGFKESGLGRELGPEGLRSFLEPRSIGLPPALF is encoded by the coding sequence ATGTACCGCCGCGAATTCTTCATCGGCGGACGCTGGGTGGCGCCGGCCGGCACCGAGCGACTGCCCGTCGTCTCACCGTCGACCGAGGAGGTCGTCGGCGAGGTCCCCCTCGCGACCACCGTGGACATCGATCGGGCCGTGGCGTCGGCCCGGTCCGCATTCGACGACGGCCCGTGGCCGCGGATGTCCCCGCAGGAGCGGGCCGAGGTGCTCGCCCGCGCCGCCGAACTGCTGCGCAAGCGCGAGGCCGATATCGCCGGCATCACCGTCGACGAGATGGGGTGTGCGATCAGCCAGGCCAAACAGGCCCAGACCGGCCTGGTGGCGCCGCTGTTCGACTACTACGCCGAACTGATCCGCACCTTCGAGTTCCGGCGCACGGTGACCGTCGGCGAGCGGCGCGGCCTGGTCACCAACGAGCCGATCGGCGTGGTCGCGGCGATCAACCCGTGGAACGCCCCGGTCACGCTCGCGGCCTGGAAGACGGCCCCCGCGCTGGCGGCCGGCTGCTCGGTGGTGCTCAAGCCCGCGGCCGAATCCCCGCTCAGCACTTTCGTTCTCGGGGAGGCGCTGGACGAGGCGGGCGTGCCCGCGGGCGTGGTGAGCGTGGTCCCCGGCGGCCGGGAGGTCGGCGAACATCTCGTCACCCACCCGGGCGTGGACAAGATCGCCTTCACCGGGTCGACCGCGGCCGGTAAGCGGATCATGAGCCTGTGCGGCGAACAGGTGAAGCGGGTGTCGCTGGAACTCGGTGGCAAATCCGCGGCGCTGGTCCTCGACGACGCCGATCTGTCCGCCGTGCTGCCGCCGCTGGTGAAGGGCGGCATGCATCTGTCCGGACAGGTCTGCGGCGCGCACACCCGGGTGCTGATCCCCCGGGCCCGCTACGCCGAGGCGGTCGAGATCGCCGCCGCCGCAGCGAATTCCGTGACCGTCGGCGATCCGCACGATCCGGCCACCCTGGTCGGGCCGCTGGTGGCGCAACGGCAGCGGGACCGGGTCGAGAGCTATGTCGCCTCCGCGCTGGCCGACGGCGCCCGGGTCGCCGCCGGTGGTGTGCGGCCCGCGCACCTGGCGAAGGGCTGGTACTACGCGCCGACGATCATCGCCGACGCCGACAACACCATGCCGGTGGCCCGCGAGGAGATCTTCGGCCCGGTGCTGTGCCTGATCGCCTACGACGGCGACGACGAGGCCGTCCGCATCGCCAACGACTCGCCCTACGGCCTGTCCGGCGGCGTCTGGACCGCCGATCCGCAGCGCGGCCTCGACGTGGCGCTGCGGATGCGCACCGGCAGCATCGCGGTCAACGGCACCTATCCGCCGTTCCCGGCGGTGCCGTTCGGCGGCTTCAAGGAGTCCGGGCTCGGCCGGGAACTCGGACCCGAGGGGTTGCGCAGTTTCCTGGAACCGCGCAGCATCGGACTTCCGCCCGCGTTGTTCTGA
- a CDS encoding SDR family NAD(P)-dependent oxidoreductase, with the protein MAYRTGRVEGKVAIVTGAGSTPGEGIGTGKATAVALAREGASVLLVDVAPERAELTRELIEESGGKAAVFAGDLTKAADAEAMVRAAVGTFGTLDILVNNIGRAAVGTVVDTSEADWDRTFDINLRTAFLASKYAVPVMAEKGAGSIVNISSISALRGDGTIAYSAAKGALQAMTIDMAYSHGRQGIRVNAVAPGHITTPMLMSVSTPGPRADFMNTMRSEAGLLGTPGDGWDVAWAAAFLASDEARWITGVTLPVESGVLTVTPLMMAPHLRGVPEPAE; encoded by the coding sequence ATGGCATATCGGACAGGCCGGGTCGAGGGCAAGGTGGCGATCGTGACCGGGGCCGGCTCGACCCCCGGCGAGGGTATCGGCACCGGTAAGGCCACGGCCGTGGCGCTGGCCCGCGAGGGCGCGAGCGTACTGCTGGTGGACGTGGCGCCCGAGCGCGCCGAGCTGACCCGGGAGCTGATCGAGGAATCCGGCGGCAAGGCAGCGGTTTTCGCCGGCGACCTGACGAAGGCCGCCGATGCCGAGGCGATGGTCCGGGCCGCGGTCGGCACCTTCGGCACCCTCGACATCCTGGTGAACAACATCGGCCGCGCGGCGGTCGGCACGGTGGTCGACACCAGCGAGGCGGACTGGGACCGCACCTTCGACATCAACCTGCGCACCGCCTTCCTGGCGTCGAAGTACGCCGTGCCCGTGATGGCGGAGAAGGGCGCCGGGTCGATCGTCAACATCTCCTCGATCTCGGCGTTGCGCGGTGACGGCACCATCGCCTACTCCGCGGCCAAGGGCGCGCTGCAGGCGATGACCATCGATATGGCGTATTCGCACGGGCGGCAGGGCATCCGGGTCAACGCGGTCGCGCCGGGCCACATCACCACCCCGATGCTGATGTCGGTGAGCACGCCGGGTCCGCGCGCGGACTTCATGAACACCATGCGCTCCGAGGCCGGCCTGCTGGGCACCCCCGGCGACGGCTGGGACGTGGCCTGGGCCGCGGCCTTCCTGGCCAGCGACGAGGCGCGCTGGATCACCGGCGTCACGCTGCCGGTGGAATCCGGCGTGCTGACCGTGACCCCGCTGATGATGGCGCCGCATCTGCGCGGGGTCCCGGAACCGGCGGAATGA
- a CDS encoding thiolase C-terminal domain-containing protein: MDAIDATTGIPPAVTEETEPFWAAAAEGRLVVERCASCGAETFPPRGICHHCRGRDLAITEITGPGEVYSYTVDHQRWLPDLAVPYAMVLVEFPDHPGVRVAGRLRGCAPAEVAVGMPVEIGFQPGPGGFHIPSFVCTGAAPAAEPTATPAPPPARPAGTRRSPGAGPSTDLFERKVVISGVGQSAIGRQVDRSGFQLTLDAILAAVADAGLTLDDIDGLAMYPGGGVANLPGYSNGSLYEVQDALRLRTTWRQGLVEGMSLPFYGPAQAVATGAARHVVIWRTVKEGSAARNAGGRPAYGSTKPVAEGPNAWLLPIGMLSPVCQIAPYATRYMHEYGVTREQLAWLPVTQRAHAALNPDAVYRSPLTVEDYLAARVISSPICLFDCDVPADGATAIVVSAAETARDLRAPVRIEAMAGVVDGRPSWEQWEDMGRVGHGTAAELWARTDLRPADVDVAQLYDGFTIEAVWWLEAMGFCGVGEAGSFVEGGKRIALDGELPLNTWGGQLSGGRLHAGFGHTAEAVRQLRGEAGERQVRDARVAAVTNVGGIEAGAALLTTW, from the coding sequence ATGGATGCGATCGACGCGACGACCGGGATACCCCCGGCCGTGACCGAGGAGACCGAGCCGTTCTGGGCGGCGGCCGCCGAGGGACGACTGGTGGTCGAGCGCTGCGCGAGCTGCGGCGCGGAGACCTTCCCGCCGCGCGGCATCTGCCACCACTGCCGCGGCCGCGACCTGGCGATCACCGAGATCACCGGCCCCGGCGAGGTGTACAGCTACACCGTCGACCATCAACGCTGGCTACCGGACCTGGCGGTCCCTTACGCGATGGTACTGGTGGAATTCCCGGATCACCCCGGAGTCCGGGTTGCCGGCCGCTTGCGCGGTTGTGCGCCGGCGGAGGTCGCCGTCGGCATGCCGGTCGAGATCGGCTTCCAGCCCGGCCCCGGCGGATTCCACATCCCGAGCTTCGTCTGCACCGGCGCCGCGCCGGCCGCCGAGCCGACGGCCACCCCCGCACCACCCCCGGCCCGGCCGGCCGGAACCCGGCGCAGCCCCGGCGCGGGCCCGAGCACCGACCTGTTCGAGCGCAAGGTGGTCATCTCCGGGGTCGGGCAGTCGGCGATCGGCCGGCAGGTGGACCGGTCCGGATTCCAGCTGACCCTGGACGCGATCCTCGCGGCGGTGGCCGACGCGGGCCTGACCCTCGACGACATCGACGGCCTGGCCATGTACCCCGGTGGCGGCGTGGCGAATCTGCCCGGCTACTCCAACGGCAGCCTGTACGAGGTGCAGGACGCGCTGCGGTTGCGGACCACCTGGCGGCAGGGGCTGGTGGAGGGAATGTCGCTGCCGTTCTACGGTCCCGCGCAGGCGGTCGCCACCGGCGCGGCCCGGCACGTGGTCATCTGGCGCACGGTGAAGGAGGGCAGCGCGGCGCGCAATGCCGGCGGCCGCCCCGCCTACGGATCCACCAAACCGGTCGCGGAGGGCCCGAACGCCTGGCTGCTGCCGATCGGGATGCTGTCGCCGGTCTGCCAGATCGCCCCCTACGCGACCCGCTACATGCACGAATACGGCGTCACCCGTGAGCAATTGGCGTGGCTGCCGGTGACCCAGCGCGCACACGCCGCGCTCAATCCGGACGCAGTGTACCGGTCCCCGCTGACCGTCGAGGACTATCTGGCCGCGCGCGTGATCTCCTCACCGATCTGCCTGTTCGACTGCGACGTCCCCGCCGACGGCGCGACCGCGATCGTGGTGTCCGCGGCGGAGACCGCGCGGGATCTGCGCGCGCCGGTGCGGATCGAGGCCATGGCCGGGGTCGTGGACGGCCGGCCGTCGTGGGAGCAGTGGGAGGACATGGGCCGGGTCGGGCACGGTACCGCTGCCGAACTGTGGGCACGCACCGATCTGCGGCCCGCCGATGTCGACGTCGCCCAGCTCTACGACGGTTTCACCATCGAGGCGGTCTGGTGGCTCGAGGCGATGGGATTCTGCGGGGTCGGCGAGGCGGGCTCGTTCGTCGAGGGCGGCAAGCGGATCGCGCTGGACGGCGAACTGCCGCTGAACACCTGGGGCGGGCAGTTGTCCGGCGGCCGGCTGCACGCCGGCTTCGGGCACACCGCCGAGGCGGTGCGGCAGTTGCGCGGCGAGGCCGGGGAACGGCAGGTGCGCGACGCACGGGTGGCCGCGGTCACCAATGTCGGGGGGATCGAGGCCGGAGCGGCGTTGCTCACCACCTGGTGA
- a CDS encoding LLM class flavin-dependent oxidoreductase produces MSTDSIVFGAAAIPEPDREWLAAAERLPITSIWQGGHLLPPTHTGEAITRLALMTAWTERVRIGTAVLLLPLYQPVMVAKQLADLDSRSGGRVSVGLGVGGEFRHEFDAVGVPLKERGPRTDEAMTILRALWRGEPVSHEGRFFRFEDLQLRPVQSPGATGPAMRPGGPPLIVSGRKEPAMRRAARLGDGWLPYLISPSAYARSVTTIHTEAAAAGRDLTGFEWMMYLYCSVRADGDRAREDVAGFLGGAYGDKPSSMLDKIAPSGTPEQVAARLQEYVDAGVRHFVISPAAHEDTLGIVRLAAEEVLPRLKLPTSPLAGTIR; encoded by the coding sequence TTGTCCACCGACAGCATCGTTTTCGGGGCGGCAGCGATCCCCGAGCCGGATCGGGAGTGGCTGGCGGCCGCCGAACGCCTGCCGATCACCTCCATCTGGCAGGGCGGGCACCTGCTGCCCCCGACCCATACCGGCGAGGCCATCACCCGCCTCGCCCTGATGACCGCCTGGACCGAGCGGGTCCGGATCGGCACAGCGGTGCTGTTGCTGCCGCTGTATCAGCCGGTGATGGTGGCGAAACAGCTCGCCGACCTGGATTCCCGCTCCGGGGGCCGGGTCTCGGTCGGCCTCGGGGTCGGCGGGGAGTTCCGTCACGAGTTCGACGCCGTCGGGGTGCCGCTGAAGGAGCGCGGCCCGCGCACCGACGAGGCCATGACCATCCTCCGCGCGTTGTGGCGCGGTGAGCCGGTGAGCCACGAGGGCCGGTTCTTCCGGTTCGAGGATCTGCAACTGCGCCCGGTGCAATCGCCCGGCGCCACCGGTCCGGCGATGCGGCCGGGCGGCCCGCCGCTGATCGTCTCCGGCCGCAAGGAACCGGCCATGCGCCGCGCCGCGCGCCTCGGCGACGGCTGGCTGCCGTACCTGATCTCGCCGTCGGCCTACGCCCGCTCGGTGACCACCATCCACACCGAGGCGGCCGCCGCCGGGCGCGACCTGACCGGCTTCGAATGGATGATGTACCTCTACTGCTCGGTCCGCGCGGACGGCGATCGGGCCCGGGAGGATGTCGCCGGATTCCTCGGCGGTGCCTACGGCGACAAGCCGTCGTCGATGCTCGACAAGATCGCCCCCTCGGGCACGCCGGAACAGGTGGCGGCCCGCCTCCAGGAGTACGTGGACGCGGGGGTGCGGCACTTCGTGATCTCCCCGGCGGCGCACGAGGACACCCTCGGCATCGTCCGGCTCGCCGCCGAAGAGGTGCTGCCCCGGCTGAAGCTGCCCACCTCCCCGCTCGCCGGGACGATCCGGTGA
- a CDS encoding CoA transferase has protein sequence MTSASAPLCAGLSVVEVAVGTSELGFGAAGGVPGMILAGLGADVVRVVGEPVPIDADVPWGRVWHRHKRIARADRDGTRELLRTADVALVYGSEQMVEGRGLGYRDLVPHNAGLVYARCRPSRTSGGAVADFGLAVEARAGFCTQLAGHRPGPIFVDAQASAVGTASLLLTSVFALLGRRARTGAGGWAETSLYDGLLATLGCMIGRSERAAADVEYYWEHGSTFPNFLYRCADGELLQVWFGGKGMYESVIRVLGDEPSADGYYTDQMTGKLRDRARRWTEFFATRPRADWVERLRAAGVACEPVLGPGEVLADPHLAEIGLSATEFADGHEVVTFGSPLTIHPRTTPAPGASPAESATLPAESALSAAGSAVPTVEFAVPAAESALSAAESAVPQAESALPVTDSAGSPAESASPAADSAVTPAVLLDSDGDVLAGLKVVDFSAFVAGPLAAEILADLGADVIKVEPPDGEAMRAAAYAVAACQRGKRSLALDLNASGAGPVVARLLAGADVVVHNFRVGVAERLGIGEDTVARLNPRAVYCHASAFGAVGPRAKAPGNDALMQAVTGFERAIGGAGNDPIAATWIPLDIAGGWLAAAGTLAGLYGRAAHGHGYGVVTSLLAAGMLPHSGVYLSDGEPVRGPALDAAQTGYGPGYRLYEGSDGGWFALVVPDPDGWRRLTELPEVDGLAAEYTPLRGGAADAGARAAEPILERAFATAPAAVWAERLRALSLIAEPVEALDRDGFRRAVLDDPMNRQQGRVLAYRTDDWGFFEQIGPLLRYGPATARGPRPMLPGIGEHSTEVLTELGFAADEVEQLLAAKVVRQAADG, from the coding sequence GTGACCAGCGCGTCCGCCCCGCTGTGCGCGGGTCTGTCGGTGGTGGAGGTGGCGGTCGGCACGAGCGAACTGGGATTCGGGGCCGCCGGCGGCGTGCCGGGGATGATCCTCGCCGGACTCGGCGCCGACGTGGTGCGCGTGGTCGGCGAACCGGTCCCGATCGACGCCGATGTGCCGTGGGGCCGAGTCTGGCACCGGCACAAGCGAATCGCACGCGCCGATCGCGACGGGACGCGGGAACTGCTGCGGACCGCCGACGTCGCGCTGGTGTACGGATCGGAGCAGATGGTCGAGGGCCGCGGCCTCGGTTACCGGGATCTGGTGCCGCACAACGCCGGACTGGTCTACGCGCGTTGCCGGCCCAGCCGCACCTCCGGCGGCGCGGTCGCCGACTTCGGGCTGGCCGTCGAGGCGCGCGCCGGATTCTGCACCCAGCTGGCAGGGCATCGGCCGGGCCCGATCTTCGTCGACGCGCAGGCCTCCGCGGTCGGCACGGCCTCGCTGCTGCTCACCTCGGTGTTCGCGCTGCTGGGCCGGCGTGCCCGCACCGGCGCGGGTGGCTGGGCCGAAACCTCGCTCTACGACGGACTTCTGGCGACCCTGGGCTGCATGATCGGCCGCTCCGAGCGGGCCGCCGCCGACGTCGAGTACTACTGGGAACACGGCTCGACCTTCCCGAACTTCCTGTACCGCTGCGCCGACGGCGAACTGCTGCAGGTCTGGTTCGGCGGAAAAGGCATGTACGAGTCCGTGATCCGGGTACTCGGCGACGAACCCAGCGCCGACGGCTACTACACCGATCAGATGACCGGCAAACTCCGCGACCGCGCCCGGCGCTGGACCGAATTCTTCGCCACCCGCCCGCGCGCCGACTGGGTCGAGCGACTGCGCGCCGCCGGCGTCGCCTGCGAACCGGTACTCGGCCCGGGAGAAGTGCTCGCCGATCCCCACCTGGCCGAGATCGGCCTGTCCGCAACAGAATTCGCCGACGGCCACGAAGTCGTGACGTTCGGCTCCCCCCTCACCATCCACCCCCGCACCACCCCCGCGCCCGGCGCCTCCCCGGCCGAATCCGCCACACTCCCCGCTGAATCTGCGCTGTCCGCAGCTGGGTCTGCCGTACCGACAGTTGAGTTCGCCGTGCCTGCGGCCGAATCTGCCCTGTCTGCGGCTGAGTCCGCCGTGCCTCAGGCTGAATCGGCCTTGCCCGTGACCGACTCTGCCGGGTCCCCGGCCGAATCGGCCTCGCCCGCAGCCGATTCCGCGGTGACCCCGGCTGTGCTCCTCGATTCGGACGGCGATGTGCTCGCCGGGCTGAAGGTGGTGGATTTCTCGGCATTCGTGGCGGGCCCGCTGGCCGCGGAGATTCTCGCCGACCTCGGTGCGGACGTGATCAAGGTGGAACCGCCCGATGGTGAGGCGATGCGTGCGGCGGCCTATGCCGTGGCGGCCTGTCAGCGCGGGAAGCGCAGTCTCGCACTGGATCTCAACGCGTCCGGGGCGGGCCCGGTGGTGGCGCGGTTGCTGGCCGGGGCGGATGTGGTGGTGCACAACTTCCGGGTCGGCGTCGCCGAACGTCTCGGGATCGGCGAAGACACTGTGGCGCGGTTGAATCCGCGCGCGGTCTACTGCCATGCCAGCGCGTTCGGGGCGGTCGGGCCGCGCGCGAAGGCGCCCGGTAACGATGCGCTGATGCAGGCGGTCACGGGTTTCGAACGGGCCATCGGCGGCGCGGGCAACGATCCGATCGCGGCCACCTGGATACCGCTGGACATCGCGGGGGGCTGGCTGGCCGCGGCCGGGACGCTGGCCGGACTGTACGGCCGGGCGGCGCACGGGCACGGCTACGGGGTGGTCACCAGTCTGCTGGCCGCGGGCATGCTGCCGCACAGCGGTGTGTATCTGTCCGACGGCGAACCGGTCCGGGGGCCGGCGCTCGATGCCGCGCAGACCGGATACGGTCCCGGCTACCGGCTCTACGAGGGTTCCGACGGCGGGTGGTTCGCGCTCGTGGTGCCGGATCCGGACGGGTGGCGGCGGCTGACCGAACTGCCCGAGGTGGACGGTCTGGCCGCCGAGTACACGCCGTTGCGCGGCGGCGCCGCCGATGCGGGTGCGCGGGCGGCCGAGCCGATCCTGGAGCGGGCCTTCGCGACCGCGCCGGCCGCCGTATGGGCCGAGCGGCTGCGGGCCCTGAGCCTGATCGCCGAGCCGGTGGAGGCGCTGGACCGGGACGGGTTCCGGCGCGCGGTGCTCGACGATCCGATGAACCGGCAGCAGGGCCGGGTGCTCGCGTACCGGACCGACGACTGGGGTTTCTTCGAACAGATCGGGCCGCTGTTGCGCTACGGCCCGGCCACCGCGCGCGGCCCGCGGCCGATGCTGCCCGGGATCGGGGAGCACAGCACGGAGGTGCTCACCGAATTGGGCTTCGCCGCCGACGAAGTGGAGCAGTTGCTCGCGGCCAAGGTCGTGCGGCAGGCGGCCGATGGGTAG